CCAGTTGGTTGAGACCACAGAGTGGCAACTGTAATGTAACAGTGCCCTCTGAGACAGCATAGGTCATTCCACTCAGCCACACAATGGATACTAGGAGGACACAGATTTGCTGATTCATGATGAGGGTGTAGTGAAGAGGCTTGCAGATGGCCATATAGCGATCCAAGGACATGAGAGCCAAGAGTAGACATTCTGTGCTGCCCATCATGTGGAAGAAATAAAGCTGAACTGCACAGCCCAAGTAGCTGATTGTCTTTTTAGAGCTTCCCAGGTTAAATAACATCTGAGGGACAATGCTTGTGGTATAACACATGTCCAAAAAGGAGAGGTTGgtgaggaagaaatacatggggcTGTGGAGACGGGGATCTAATTTGGACACCAGTATGATAGTGATGTTTCCCATCACGGCCATAGGGTATGTTATCAGAAGAATGACAAAGAGAGGAAGCTCCAGCCAAGGACGGTCAGCAAAGCCTAATAGGATAAATTCTTCAGGGCGGCTTTCATTAGTTAGTGCCATTATCTTCAGCTTATTTACTCTATAACAGGAAAATGGTAAGCAAGACACAATGAGTTATGAAATAATAAAACATGATTATGCATTGGTCATACATTCATACAATATGGGGTACAGTAACTTGAAGACAATATATAAGGGTAACATTATTTCCCTTCATGACAGCACAAATGAAGGGCAGTCACTTTAACCGTTCTTAAACTCAATTTCTTCCTGTGTATACAAGATGCCAATAACTATCTCCTTGGGTTGTGGTATCCAAAGAAAAATAGATATGGAAGTGTTTTTGAAACTTCAATGTAGTGATTTTCAACCTTTGGTTTACACAGTAATTGGCTGAGGAGGGTGTTAGAAATGTAGGTTATTGGTTCCTATATCCGGGTGTCTGATAGAGCTGATCTGGTATGGGGTCCAGGAATCACATGGGTCATTTAGAGAAAAACTGCTGCAAAGC
This is a stretch of genomic DNA from Elephas maximus indicus isolate mEleMax1 chromosome 1, mEleMax1 primary haplotype, whole genome shotgun sequence. It encodes these proteins:
- the LOC126070667 gene encoding olfactory receptor 2B11-like; its protein translation is MALTNESRPEEFILLGFADRPWLELPLFVILLITYPMAVMGNITIILVSKLDPRLHSPMYFFLTNLSFLDMCYTTSIVPQMLFNLGSSKKTISYLGCAVQLYFFHMMGSTECLLLALMSLDRYMAICKPLHYTLIMNQQICVLLVSIVWLSGMTYAVSEGTVTLQLPLCGLNQLDHLLCEIPVLIKIACGEKSANGLTLFVVCIFILALPLCLIFASYACIGHAMLKIKSSEGRKKAFGTCSSHLIVVLLFYGPGISMYLQPASSITGDQPKFMALFYGVVTPTLNPFIYTLRNKDVKRALGNLVRKIFTSR